Within Fusobacterium perfoetens ATCC 29250, the genomic segment GTTTCCATTAAAATAATAGGTATATGTTTTAATTTTAGTTGTTTATAAACAAAGAAACCTACTAAGAAACAAAATACCACTGCTACTCCTCCTGCTTCTGTTGGAGTAAACATTCCCATACGCATTCCTAAAATTATTCCAAATGGAATTGCAAGAGCCCATATAGATTTTATTGCTTGATTAAAAACTTCCTTTGGACTAGCCATCTTTTCTCTTGATGGAGCATATCCTCTTTTTACAGATATAATATATACTGTTATCATCATAGCAACAGTCATTAAAATTCCTGGAGTATATCCTGCTAAAAACATATCTCCTACAGGAACATTTGCTATTAAAGCATATAATATTAAGTTTGTTCCAGGTGGAATTACAGGACTAACTGCTGAAGAAGCTGCTGTTACTGCTGCAGAAAATGATGGAGAAAATCCTTTCTTTATCATTTCTGGAACTAAAATTTTTGATTGCATTGCAGCATCTGCATTAGCTGACCCAGAAATTCCTCCCATCATAGCACTTAATAAACAGTTTACTTGAGCAAGTCCTCCTTTCATATGACCAGCTAATATTTCTGCCATATTCATAAGTTGCTCACTAATTCCTGAATAATTCATTACAGAACCTACCATTATAAAAAATGGAACTGCTAAATATGGAAATGATTCTACTGATGTAACAAATTGTTGTATAACCATGTTCATTGCCATAGTTTGATTTATAAACATAAAGTAAAATAGTGCTGAACCCATAAGAGCAAATCCTATAGGAATATTTAAGAAAAATAATATAAATAGCACTATTACTGGTGATAATGCATTCATTCTTTTACCTCCTATTCTTTACCTTTTATTAATTCTTTAAAACTTTCTATTACAAATAATAGAGAGTATAAAGACATTAATCCAAAAGAAATAATTATAGATGAATTTATATATGCATATGATATCTCTAATGCTGCTGTTATTTTAGAAGATGATGCTACATATGTATAACTAAAATAAAACATCAAACTACTCAAAATAAATAATAATATATACACTAAAAATTCAACTATTTTTCTAATTTTTTTTGGAAGTAAAACTACAACAGCCTCTACACCAATCAATGCTTTTTCTCTATATGCTGCAGCTGTTCCTAAAAATATAGTCCATACAAAACAACCTACTGCTATTTCCTCTGCCCAAAAATATGTAAATTTTAATACATATCTTGTAAATACATTCATAACTACTACTATTGTAGTTATAGCAATGAAAAAACTTCCAATATATAATTCAAATTTTTTCAAAAAATCTCTCATTTCTCACCTCTGATTTTTCATAAAAATATTTATAATAGGGGATTTCTCCCCTATTATAAATATTATAGATTCTATTTACCGTTTTTTATATCTTCTCTTATTTTTGTTAGTTCTTTCATTATCTCTTCATAGATTCCAGGAGTCCATTTAGGGAATTTAGTATATACAGGGGCAACAGCTTTATTAAATGCTTCCCCATCAACTTCATAGAATCTAACACCTAATTCTTTTAATTTTTCCTCATATTCTTTTTCTAATTTTATAGTTTGTTCTAAGTTATCTTGTGCTCCAGCATCAAATTCTTCTTGTAATATAGTTCTTTGTTCTTCAGTTAAACTATCCCAAACTTTTGTAGATATACAAACTGCTGAAACTCCTAAAAGGTGTTTTGTTAGAGAGTATTCTTTTACGTTTTCATATTGTTTAGTTCCATAGTAAGTTAATATTGAACCTTCAACACCATCAATTACACCTTGTTGAATAGCTGCATATGTATCTGGATATGGCATTGCAACAGGGTTTCCTCCTAAAGCTTCTATTGTAAATGTATATAATTGGCTAGTAGGAACTCTTAATTTAACTCCTTTCATATCTGCTGGAGTTCTGATAGGTTTTTTAGTCATCATACTTCTGAATCCAAATAACCAATCTAGTGATAACACTTTTATTCCTTTTTCTTCAGCTTGTTTATTTAAATTTTGAACTAAAGGTGTTCTAACCATTCTTAGATATTCATCAAATGTTTGATATAATAAAGGCCCTGTAACAGCATTATAATCTGGAACATAATCTCCTAAGAAGTTAACTCCATCTACAAATATCCAATCTGAACCATTAACTACTTGTTCTATACCATCTTTTCCTATTGGTAATGTTCCACCTGTAAATAATTGTAACTCTAAAGTTCCATTACTTCTTTCATTAACTCTTTCAACAACCTTTACTAAAGATTTTGCTGTTTGTTCATCATCAACAAATTTTGTACTTACTTTTATAACTCTTTTCTCGGCTTTAGCAGAATCTTT encodes:
- a CDS encoding TRAP transporter large permease yields the protein MNALSPVIVLFILFFLNIPIGFALMGSALFYFMFINQTMAMNMVIQQFVTSVESFPYLAVPFFIMVGSVMNYSGISEQLMNMAEILAGHMKGGLAQVNCLLSAMMGGISGSANADAAMQSKILVPEMIKKGFSPSFSAAVTAASSAVSPVIPPGTNLILYALIANVPVGDMFLAGYTPGILMTVAMMITVYIISVKRGYAPSREKMASPKEVFNQAIKSIWALAIPFGIILGMRMGMFTPTEAGGVAVVFCFLVGFFVYKQLKLKHIPIILMETVKSTGSVMIIIASAKVFGYYMTLERIPQIITQALMDFTDNKFLLLIVINLLLLFVGMFIEGGAALVILAPLLVPAVKGLGVDPLHFGVIFIVNIMIGGLTPPFGSMMFTVCSIVNVRLEDFIKEVWPFIVSLLVVLLIVTYSENIALFIPNLFR
- a CDS encoding C4-dicarboxylate TRAP transporter substrate-binding protein, with the translated sequence MKKFKSFLLALTVGVFLIGCGGEKKDSAKAEKRVIKVSTKFVDDEQTAKSLVKVVERVNERSNGTLELQLFTGGTLPIGKDGIEQVVNGSDWIFVDGVNFLGDYVPDYNAVTGPLLYQTFDEYLRMVRTPLVQNLNKQAEEKGIKVLSLDWLFGFRSMMTKKPIRTPADMKGVKLRVPTSQLYTFTIEALGGNPVAMPYPDTYAAIQQGVIDGVEGSILTYYGTKQYENVKEYSLTKHLLGVSAVCISTKVWDSLTEEQRTILQEEFDAGAQDNLEQTIKLEKEYEEKLKELGVRFYEVDGEAFNKAVAPVYTKFPKWTPGIYEEIMKELTKIREDIKNGK
- a CDS encoding TRAP transporter small permease is translated as MRDFLKKFELYIGSFFIAITTIVVVMNVFTRYVLKFTYFWAEEIAVGCFVWTIFLGTAAAYREKALIGVEAVVVLLPKKIRKIVEFLVYILLFILSSLMFYFSYTYVASSSKITAALEISYAYINSSIIISFGLMSLYSLLFVIESFKELIKGKE